In Brachyhypopomus gauderio isolate BG-103 chromosome 2, BGAUD_0.2, whole genome shotgun sequence, the DNA window CGCGGGCCAGTTCCTGCGCCTGACGTGTGTCCACCATGCGTGAGCTCAGGTCACTCTTATTCCCCACCAGCACCATGGGAACGCTGTCACTGTCTTTCACCCGGTTAATCTGCTccctggccacacacacacacacacacacacacacacacaccatctgaaTGTCACACACGGTGGCCAGTGTGCAGAATGAGCCATCTGGACTTCTCCAATATGTCGGAACAGCCTGACTCTGCACTTTCCTTTTGAGCCTTCACTGGAAACAGGAAGTTGCAGAACTGTGCGTGACATCATCACACACGACCCCACTGACTGGTCAAACTGGTCCCATAATTCTAATGTTATCGCTAGCATAATGACCAAAATATCAGGTTAGAAATAATGGCATTTGTCTTCACTTAACAAGAGCTGCGTGTGTCGCGGTTAGCTTAGCACAGCCGTGCATCCTGTACCTCAGCACACCAATGACACCCCAACGATTATCTACCATCTGGTTTCACAACCTGAGGGGAAGAGATGTACCTGTAGAGATGCACGTCTTCAAAAGACTTAATGTTGTTGATGGCGAAGACGCAGAGGAAGCCCTCCCCTGTCCTCATGTACTGGTCTCTCATGGCGCTGTACTCCTCCTGTCCTGCAGTGTCCAGGATGTCCAGCAGACAGGTCTCCCCGTCTATCACCACCTGCTTCCTGTATGAGTCCTGAGCAGGAGGATTTTGACAGAGTCTGAGATGAGACTACATCTTGCTTTTGGTAGGACTGCCACAGACCGAGTGGAAAGAGTCCTGAAGCAGGTCTACACTGCGCGGACAGGGGTGGCTGTGTGAGGCCTACACTGTGCGGAcagg includes these proteins:
- the LOC143503144 gene encoding GTPase KRas, with product MTEYKLVVVGAGGVGKSALTIQLIQNHFVDEYDPTIEDSYRKQVVIDGETCLLDILDTAGQEEYSAMRDQYMRTGEGFLCVFAINNIKSFEDVHLYREQINRVKDSDSVPMVLVGNKSDLSSRMVDTRQAQELARGYGIPFVETSAKTRQGVEEGFYSLVREIRRYKETNRTNKKSKKHAQRRCTLL